A genomic stretch from Moraxella nasicaprae includes:
- a CDS encoding LD-carboxypeptidase translates to MMIYPAKLKQGDHIRVLSPSSSIDSIGGFDANLTAKDRLEKLGFMVSFSSNYHAHDLFNSASIEDRVADLHEAFADSSVKAILATIGGFNCNELLPYLDYELIRQNPKIICGYSDTTALLHAITTKAGVATYMGASYSSFKMNELQEYQTMAWLNAMTQNRYQLTPSTQWSSDAWFLPNVERQFYPTN, encoded by the coding sequence ATGATGATTTATCCTGCCAAACTCAAACAAGGCGACCACATTCGTGTGCTTAGCCCATCATCGTCTATCGATAGTATTGGTGGATTTGATGCTAATTTGACTGCCAAAGATAGGCTTGAAAAATTAGGCTTTATGGTGTCTTTTTCAAGCAACTATCATGCTCATGATTTGTTTAATTCTGCCAGCATTGAAGACAGGGTGGCGGATTTGCATGAGGCATTTGCCGACAGCTCAGTCAAGGCGATATTGGCAACCATTGGCGGTTTTAATTGCAATGAGCTGCTGCCCTATCTGGACTATGAGCTTATCAGGCAAAATCCAAAAATCATCTGTGGTTACTCAGACACCACCGCATTGTTGCATGCCATCACGACTAAGGCAGGGGTGGCGACTTATATGGGGGCAAGCTATTCGTCATTTAAAATGAATGAATTACAAGAATATCAGACGATGGCATGGCTTAATGCAATGACTCAAAATCGCTACCAACTGACACCATCGACACAGTGGTCGAGCGATGCGTGGTTTTTGCCCAATGTAGAGCGTCAATTTTACCCAACCAACTGA
- the ndk gene encoding nucleoside-diphosphate kinase codes for MAIERTLSIIKPDAVGKNHIGDIIARFEKAGLKPVAMKYKHLTQAEAEGFYAEHKERGFFADLVAFMTSGPVVVSVLEGENAVLAHRDILGATNPQEAAAGTIRADFAVSIDENAAHGSDSTTSAEREIAYFFGADEIFPRTR; via the coding sequence ATGGCTATCGAACGCACTTTATCTATCATCAAGCCAGACGCAGTTGGCAAAAACCACATCGGCGACATCATCGCTCGCTTTGAAAAAGCTGGTCTAAAACCAGTTGCTATGAAATACAAGCACCTAACCCAAGCAGAAGCAGAAGGCTTTTATGCAGAGCATAAAGAGCGTGGCTTCTTTGCTGACCTAGTGGCATTCATGACCTCAGGCCCTGTGGTGGTGTCAGTTCTAGAAGGCGAAAATGCTGTATTGGCACATCGTGACATCTTGGGTGCTACCAACCCACAAGAAGCAGCTGCTGGTACGATTCGCGCCGACTTTGCAGTAAGCATCGATGAGAACGCTGCTCACGGCTCTGACAGCACCACTTCTGCTGAGCGTGAAATCGCTTACTTCTTTGGTGCAGATGAGATTTTCCCACGCACTCGTTAA
- the rlmN gene encoding 23S rRNA (adenine(2503)-C(2))-methyltransferase RlmN, whose protein sequence is MTSVQKIPVIAASCPTDDGKQDQFANKINLLGMSKGQLETFFESLGEKKFRAVQVMKWIYQFGVTDFYQMSNLSKKLQAILDDKACVVPPKVKFKQFSEDGTRKWVFEVAGGSLVETVLIPAEDSKEFGRKTLCISSQVGCALDCSFCSTGKQGFERDLTPAEIIGQLWVANASYNEGVSPNDYKNMVTNVVMMGMGEPLLNYEPVVASMSLMLDDNAYGLSKRRVTLSTSGIVPKMYDLAKDIDVALAISLHAPNDELRNELVPINKKYPLADLIRAAKAYVYDENPRHKKHITIEYVMLNGVNDTDEHAYQLVHLLKDLPSKINLIPFNPFPHAPYQRSSNNRIHAFSNILNNAGFVCTVRQTRGDDIDAACGQLVGQVADRTRRAAKWQQSVAKRQQNQPS, encoded by the coding sequence ATGACCAGCGTCCAAAAAATCCCTGTTATCGCCGCTTCTTGCCCAACCGATGATGGCAAGCAAGACCAATTTGCCAATAAAATCAACCTATTAGGAATGTCCAAAGGGCAGTTGGAAACCTTTTTTGAGTCTTTGGGTGAAAAAAAGTTTCGTGCCGTGCAGGTGATGAAATGGATTTATCAGTTTGGCGTAACCGACTTTTATCAGATGAGTAATTTATCCAAAAAATTGCAAGCCATCTTAGATGATAAGGCGTGCGTTGTGCCACCTAAGGTTAAGTTTAAGCAGTTTAGTGAAGATGGCACACGAAAATGGGTCTTTGAAGTCGCTGGTGGTTCGCTGGTTGAAACGGTGCTAATTCCTGCCGAAGATAGCAAAGAATTTGGACGAAAAACCTTGTGTATCAGTTCGCAAGTGGGCTGTGCCTTGGACTGTTCATTTTGTAGTACAGGTAAACAAGGCTTTGAACGAGACTTAACACCTGCTGAGATTATCGGTCAGCTGTGGGTTGCCAATGCTTCCTATAATGAAGGGGTGTCGCCTAATGATTATAAAAATATGGTCACCAATGTGGTGATGATGGGCATGGGCGAGCCACTGTTAAATTATGAGCCTGTCGTTGCCAGTATGAGCCTAATGCTTGATGACAATGCTTATGGACTATCCAAACGCCGTGTTACGCTTTCTACTTCGGGTATTGTGCCAAAAATGTATGATTTGGCAAAAGACATTGATGTGGCGCTTGCCATTAGTCTGCACGCCCCCAATGACGAGCTTCGCAATGAGCTTGTGCCGATTAACAAAAAATATCCATTGGCGGATTTGATAAGAGCTGCCAAGGCCTATGTGTATGATGAAAATCCACGCCACAAAAAGCATATTACCATTGAATATGTCATGCTAAATGGGGTCAATGATACGGACGAACACGCTTATCAATTGGTTCATTTATTAAAAGATTTGCCAAGCAAGATTAACCTAATCCCCTTTAACCCTTTTCCGCACGCTCCTTACCAGCGGTCTAGCAACAATCGTATTCACGCCTTTTCTAATATTTTAAACAATGCAGGCTTTGTTTGTACCGTACGCCAAACAAGAGGCGATGACATTGATGCTGCTTGTGGGCAACTGGTGGGGCAGGTGGCAGATAGAACCAGACGAGCGGCTAAATGGCAACAGAGCGTGGCAAAACGCCAACAAAATCAGCCGTCTTGA
- the ispG gene encoding flavodoxin-dependent (E)-4-hydroxy-3-methylbut-2-enyl-diphosphate synthase, protein MSHHTPITRRPTRKIMVGNVAIGGDAPISVQSMTNTDTCDVAATVAQIQRCVDAGADLMRVSTPTMDSVQAFGQIRKQVNIPLIADIHFDYKIALAVAEVGADCLRINPGNIGNEQKVKEVIACAKHHGLPIRIGVNAGSLEKDLQKKYGEPTGEAMLESAMRHIDILDRHDFHDYKISVKASNVFLTMDAYRLISAQVDCPLHLGVTEAGVYRTGTVKSAIALGGLLLEGIGDTMRISLAAQPEEEIKIGFDILKSLGIRSNGVNFIACPSCSRQEFNVIKVMTELEARLEDIREPMDVSVIGCKVNGPGEAKEADIGVVGASPNSLVYKNGDKSHLIDTNKLVDEIEAMVREKAKALAEKRANEILRVSQ, encoded by the coding sequence ATGTCCCATCACACCCCCATTACTCGCCGTCCCACTCGTAAAATTATGGTGGGCAATGTCGCCATTGGTGGCGATGCTCCCATTAGCGTGCAGTCAATGACCAATACCGACACTTGCGATGTGGCGGCAACGGTCGCCCAAATACAACGCTGTGTGGACGCAGGGGCGGATTTGATGCGTGTTTCTACCCCCACGATGGACAGTGTACAGGCGTTTGGGCAAATTCGTAAACAGGTCAATATTCCGCTCATTGCTGATATTCATTTTGATTATAAAATCGCTTTGGCGGTGGCAGAGGTTGGGGCGGACTGCTTGCGTATCAATCCAGGCAATATCGGCAATGAGCAAAAAGTCAAAGAGGTCATCGCCTGTGCTAAACATCACGGCTTGCCGATTCGTATTGGGGTCAATGCAGGCTCACTAGAAAAAGATTTACAAAAAAAATATGGCGAGCCGACAGGCGAGGCGATGTTAGAATCCGCCATGCGTCATATTGATATCTTAGACCGCCACGACTTTCACGATTATAAAATTTCGGTCAAGGCATCTAATGTCTTTTTGACAATGGACGCTTATCGGCTCATTTCAGCACAGGTGGATTGCCCACTTCATCTAGGCGTTACCGAAGCTGGCGTGTATCGTACTGGTACGGTAAAAAGTGCGATTGCACTTGGTGGGCTTTTGCTTGAAGGCATTGGCGATACAATGCGGATTTCGCTGGCGGCCCAGCCAGAAGAAGAGATTAAAATTGGCTTTGATATTTTAAAGTCGCTTGGTATTCGCTCTAATGGCGTGAATTTTATTGCTTGCCCGTCTTGTAGCCGTCAAGAGTTTAATGTCATTAAGGTGATGACTGAATTAGAGGCACGATTAGAGGACATTCGTGAGCCGATGGATGTGTCGGTGATTGGCTGTAAAGTCAATGGACCGGGCGAGGCAAAGGAGGCGGATATTGGTGTGGTGGGGGCAAGCCCTAATTCACTGGTGTATAAAAATGGCGATAAAAGTCATCTGATTGACACCAATAAATTGGTGGACGAAATTGAGGCAATGGTACGAGAAAAAGCCAAAGCATTGGCAGAGAAAAGGGCGAATGAGATTTTAAGGGTATCGCAATAA